The genomic region CGGGTATGGGTGGTCGAGATCGCGGAGGCGGGGTCGTATCGCGTCTCGACGGACGGGGAGGTGGGCGGCTACATCCAGCCGTCCCTGGCGTTCGGCCGCGACGGCTCCCGCGGCTGGCTGCCATGGTTGTTCGGCGGGTTGGCCGCGGTGGGCATTGTGGCGCTGGTGGGCGCGCTGATCTGGTCGGCGCGCGCCGGTAGGAAGGCCAGACCGCTGGCACCGCACGAGCTGCTGGCCGTCGACGGGCCGACCCTGCAGTCGGCGTCCACGGTCTCGGCCGGCGCCGTCCCGGACGACCAGGCGATCCGGCTCGAGCAGCTCAGGCGGTTGGCGGCGCTGCGGGATTCGGGTGCGCTCACCGCCGACGAATTCGAGGCCGAGAAGCGCCGCATCCTCAGGACGTAGGGCTCCGGGCAAGGATGGCTAGTGGCCGCGGGCGACCCAGTCGTCGTAGTTGACGATCTCGTCGCCGATTGTGGTCGAGTCGCCGTGGCCGGTGTAGACCACCGTGTCGCCGGGCAGCCTGCCGAGTCGGCCCGAGATCGACTCGAGGATGGTGGGGAAGTCCGAGTAGGACCGACCCGTCGCGCCGGGCCCACCCTGGAACAGCGTGTCGCCGCTGAACACCGCGTTGAGCTCGGGGGCATGCCAGCACACCGAGCCCGGCGAATGGCCCGGCGTGTGCAGCGCCCGCAATTCGGTCCCCGCCACGCGCAGCGTTTCTCCGTCGGAGACGGTGCGGAACTCCTTCTCGGGGTGCGTCATCCGCCAGAGCACGTCGTCGGCGGGATGCAACAGCACCGGTGCGTCGAGCGCGTCACCGAGCTCGGGTGCGACGGTGACGTGGTCGTTGTGGCCGTGCGTGCACACGACCGCGACGACGTGGCGTCCGCCGACCGCGTTGACGATCGGGCCCGCGTCGTGAGCGGCGTCGAACACCACCACTTCGGAGTCGTCGCCGACGATCCAGATGTTGTTGTCGACTTCCCAACTGCCGCCGTCGAGTTCGAATGTCCCGTGGGTGACGACGCGCTGAATGGGTCCACTCACAACAGCACCACCGATCGCAACACGTCACCGCCGTGCATCTTGTGGAACGCCTCCTCGACACCGTCGATGCCGATGCGCTCGGTCACGAACCGCTCCAGTGGCAGGCGGCCCTGCAGATACAGGTCGATGAGGGTGGGGAAGTCGCGTTCGGGCAGGCAGTCGCCGTACCACGACGACTTCAGCGACCCGCCCCTTGAAAAGAAGTCGATCAGCGGCATCTCCAGCGTCATATCCGGTGTCGGCACGCCCACCAGCACAACGGTGCCCGCCAGGTCGCGGGCGTAGAACGCCTGTTTCCAGGTCTCCGGGCGCCCGACGGCGTCGATGACCACGTCGACTCCGAAACCGTCGGTGAGGTCCTGAATCGTCTCCACCAATTCTTCCTCGGTGAGTCCGCCGCTGTTGACGGTGTGGGTGGCGCCGAAGTCGCAGGCCCAGTCGAGCTTGCGGTCGTCGGTGTCCACGGCGATGATGCGCCTGGCTCCGACCAGTCGTGCCCCGGCGATCGCGGCGTCGCCGACCCCGCCGCAGCCGATCACGGCGACCGTGTCGTCGCGCCCCACCACACCGGTGTTGACCGCGGCGCCCAAGCCTGCCATCACCCCGCAGCCCAGTAATCCGGCCACCGCCGCGTCGGCCGCCGAATCGACCAAGGTGGCTTGGCCCTCGTGCACCAGCGTCTTATCGGCGAATGCGCCGATGCCCAGCGCGGGCGTCAACTCCGTACCGTCGGTCAGAGTCATCTTCTGCGCCGCGTTGTGGGTGTCGAAGCACAGATGCGGGCGCCCCCGCTTGCACGCGCGGCACTGACCGCACACCGCGCGCCAGTTCAGGATCACGAAGTCGCCCGGTTCGACGCTGGTCACACCGGCACCGACGGACTCGACGGTGCCCGCGGCCTCGTGTCCGAGCAGGAACGGGAAGTCGTCGTTGATGCCCCCTTCCCGGTAGGTCAGATCGGTATGGCAGACGCCGCAGGCGGTCACGTCGACCACTACCTCGCCGGGACCGGGATCGGGGACGACGACGTCCACGACTTCGACGGGTTCGCCCTTCTTGCGTGAGATCACACCGCGCACCGTTTGGCTCATGCGTCCAACCTAATGGGTGAGCACTGAGTTGGAATAGTGTCCATACCGATGTCCGGAAGCCGTCGGGCCGACTTTCCGGCAAGCCTGGCCAACGCTGCGGTGAACCCGGCGACCCAGAGGTACCGTTGTTCCCAGTGACATGATCACTACACGGATCGACCCCCATACCGAGCTGCTGCTGGCGGCCCGCAACGCGCATGTGCGCCGCGACTGGCACGCCTCCTACGAGGCGTTCGCGCGCGCGGGCGAGGACACCGCGCTGAACCTCGACGACCTCGACGCCATGGCGGTGGCGGCCTGGCGCCTCGGGCACGGCAAGGAATCGCTGCGCGTCGCCGAGCGGGTGTTCACCCAGCTCGCACGCACCGACCCGCCGTCGGCGGCGATGAAGGCCGTCGACGTCGCGCTGGCTTGGCTGACCCGCGGCGACATGAACATCGGACAGGCCTGGATGAACCGTGCCCGCCGGCTGCTCGACGGCGCGCCGGAAGGCACGGCGCACGGCTATCTGGCCTATCTCGACGCAGCCGTGGCGGTGATGAACAGGGACACCGGTGAGCTCAACCAGCGGGTCGGCGACCTGCGCGAGATGTGCGGGCGGCTCGACTCGCCCGCGCTGACCGCGCTCTGCCACGTCGCGCAAGGACTCGAAGCACTGTTGGCGGGCCGGCTGACCGAGGCCTACGGCTTGATCGACGAGGCGATGCTGCCGGTGCTCGCCGACCAGGTGCCCCTCGAGTGGGCCGGGGACATCTATTGCACGGTGCTGCACCACTGCCACCGGCTGGCCGACCTGCCCCGCATGCGGGCGTGGACCCAGTCGATGGAGCGTTGGTGCGCCCAGTTCGCGGGCTCGGTGACCTATGGCGGCGTCTGCGACGTGCACCGGTTGCAGGTGCAGGCCGCCACCGATGACCTGCGGCTGCTCGAGGAGCGACTCGACACCGCCAGCCGGACACTGGAAGGCGTCAACACCTGGGCCGCGGGAGAGGGCTACTACCAACTCGGCGAGGTGCGCAGGCGGCGCGGTGACGTCGAGGGCGCGTTCGCCGCCTACACCAGGGCGCGGACTCTGGGCATCGAACCACAGCCCGGCGAGGCGCTGTTGCGCTGTCGCACCGGGGACAGCGACACCGCGTGGACCGACCTGCGGGTCGCGCTGGCCGGGCTCGACCGGCTTGACCGGATGTGGTTGCTCCGCGGCGCGGTCGAGGTGGCCCTGGCGCGAGGCGACGTCGACGAGGCCGAAGCCCACTGCCGCGAACTCGAATCCGGGGCAGAAGCGTTCGCCACCCCGGGATTTCGCGCCTGGGCGGCGCACGCCCGCGGTGCGGTGCTTGTGCACCGGGGCCGGCACGAGGAAGCGGTCGGCTGCCTGGAGACGGCGTTACGCGAGTACCGCACCCAGCAATCGCGGTACGACACCGCGCAGGTCTACGAATGGCTGGCCCAGGCGCACCGGGGCCTCGGTGACCAGCAGACCGCCGCGGCCGACGTCGCCACCGCCGAGAACATCTACGGTCAACTCGGCGTCGAACCCGTCGAACCGTGTGGCGCGACCGCTGCCGGCGGTCTCACCAAGCGGGAGATCGACGTGCTGCGGCGGATCGCGGGCGGTGCCACCAACAAACAGGTCGCCGAGCAGATGTGCCTCAGCGAGAAGACGGTCGGGCGCCACCTGGCCAACGTCTACGCCAAGCTCGGCGTGTCCTCGCGGACCGCCGCGCTGGCCTGGGCCCACGACAACAACCTGTTGCAGTAGCCCGTGTACATCGTTCGCACCACAACGGCACATATGAAAATGCATGATTTGCCCGATGTTTCGCCACACCCGGCGGCATACCGTTTCGTTCATGACGACACTGAGTGAGAACCCCGTGACCACAACAGAGACCACCGAAGACTTCGCCGGACGCATCGTCGGCGCCATCGACAGCGCCAGCGTGGCGATCCTGCTGTCGATCGGGCATCAGACCAAGTTGTTCGACACCATGGCGGCGTTGCCGCCGGCCAGCAGCGCGCAGATCGCCGACGCCGCCGGGCTCAACGAGCGCTACGTACGCGAGTGGCTCGGCGGGCTGGCCGCAGGCGGCATCGTCGACTACGACCCTGCGGCTCAGACGTATTCGTTGCCGCAGCACCGAGCCGCGGTTCTCACCCACGCCGCCGGTCCGGACAACCTCGCCCGCGTCGCTCAGTTCATTCCGCTGCTGGCCGAGGTCGAGCAGAAGGTCATCGAGTGCTTCCACCGCGGCGGGGGGCTCTCCTACAGCGAATATCCGCGCTTCCATACGCTGATGGCCCAGGAGAGCGGCGAGGTCTTCGACGCGGCGTTGATCGACGTGATCCTCCCGATGGCCGAGGATCTGCCCGACCGCCTGCGTGCCGGCGTCGACGTCGCCGACATCGGTTGCGGCAGCGGCCATGCCATCAACCTGATGGCGGCCGCCTTCCCGGCCAGCCGGTTCACCGGCATCGACTTCTCCGACGAGGGGCTGGCCACCGGGCGCGACGAGGCGGCGCGCCTCGGCCTCACCAACGCGACCTTCGTGGCCAAGGACGTCGCCCAGCTCGATGCGACCGAAACCTACGACGTGATCACCGCTTTCGATGCGATTCACGACCAGGCCCAGCCGGCCCGCGTGTTGGAGAACATCCAACGGGCGCTTCGGCCGGGCGGGGTGTTCCTGATGGTCGATATCAAGGCGTCCAGCAATGTCGAGGACAACGTCGGCGTTCCGTTCGCGTCCTACCTGTACACGGTGTCGACGATGCACTGCATGAGCGTGTCGCTGGCGTTCGACGGCGACGGGCTGGGCACCTGCTGGGGCAAGCAGCTCGCCACGTCGATGCTGGCCGACGCCGGGTTCGCCGATGTGCAGGTCCGCGAGATCGACACCGACCCGATCAACTTCTACTACGTCGCGCGCAAGTCCGGGGCGTGAGAGCGATGACCGGACTCGACACCGCCGAAGCGGGCCGCGGCGCACGTCTGCCCCAGCTGACGGGTGACGGACTGTTCGTCACCGACGGGGGCCTGGAGACCGAACTGGTATTCCACGACGGCGTCGACCTCCCGTGCTTTGCGGCGTTCCCGCTGCTCGACGACCCCGAGGGCAGAGTGCGCCTGCGCGAGTACTACGAGCCGTATCTCGACATCGCCCGCCGGCTGTCCGCAGGCTTCGTGGTGGAAACGCCGACCTGGCGCGCCAACCCGGACTGGGCCGCACAGCTCGGCTACTCGGCGACGCGACTCGACATGCTCAACCGCGAAGCGGTGGCCCTGGCCGAGGACGTCCGTAGCGCCGCGACCGCCGACGGCATCACCACGGTGGTCAGTGGATGTGTCGGGCCGCGTGGCGACGGGTACG from Mycobacterium sp. IDR2000157661 harbors:
- a CDS encoding SHOCT domain-containing protein translates to MSGRVASRVAVVAAVLTLVVALVGFVVTLVLNAFVLDEYDAYGEVPIPGSADLELPAGEVTVSFHTMITGRSSSGFPIPSLSVNIEPPAGAADPVVTESLSGTTTVNSDLHVRVWVVEIAEAGSYRVSTDGEVGGYIQPSLAFGRDGSRGWLPWLFGGLAAVGIVALVGALIWSARAGRKARPLAPHELLAVDGPTLQSASTVSAGAVPDDQAIRLEQLRRLAALRDSGALTADEFEAEKRRILRT
- a CDS encoding MBL fold metallo-hydrolase, whose translation is MSGPIQRVVTHGTFELDGGSWEVDNNIWIVGDDSEVVVFDAAHDAGPIVNAVGGRHVVAVVCTHGHNDHVTVAPELGDALDAPVLLHPADDVLWRMTHPEKEFRTVSDGETLRVAGTELRALHTPGHSPGSVCWHAPELNAVFSGDTLFQGGPGATGRSYSDFPTILESISGRLGRLPGDTVVYTGHGDSTTIGDEIVNYDDWVARGH
- a CDS encoding S-(hydroxymethyl)mycothiol dehydrogenase; amino-acid sequence: MSQTVRGVISRKKGEPVEVVDVVVPDPGPGEVVVDVTACGVCHTDLTYREGGINDDFPFLLGHEAAGTVESVGAGVTSVEPGDFVILNWRAVCGQCRACKRGRPHLCFDTHNAAQKMTLTDGTELTPALGIGAFADKTLVHEGQATLVDSAADAAVAGLLGCGVMAGLGAAVNTGVVGRDDTVAVIGCGGVGDAAIAGARLVGARRIIAVDTDDRKLDWACDFGATHTVNSGGLTEEELVETIQDLTDGFGVDVVIDAVGRPETWKQAFYARDLAGTVVLVGVPTPDMTLEMPLIDFFSRGGSLKSSWYGDCLPERDFPTLIDLYLQGRLPLERFVTERIGIDGVEEAFHKMHGGDVLRSVVLL
- a CDS encoding helix-turn-helix transcriptional regulator; amino-acid sequence: MITTRIDPHTELLLAARNAHVRRDWHASYEAFARAGEDTALNLDDLDAMAVAAWRLGHGKESLRVAERVFTQLARTDPPSAAMKAVDVALAWLTRGDMNIGQAWMNRARRLLDGAPEGTAHGYLAYLDAAVAVMNRDTGELNQRVGDLREMCGRLDSPALTALCHVAQGLEALLAGRLTEAYGLIDEAMLPVLADQVPLEWAGDIYCTVLHHCHRLADLPRMRAWTQSMERWCAQFAGSVTYGGVCDVHRLQVQAATDDLRLLEERLDTASRTLEGVNTWAAGEGYYQLGEVRRRRGDVEGAFAAYTRARTLGIEPQPGEALLRCRTGDSDTAWTDLRVALAGLDRLDRMWLLRGAVEVALARGDVDEAEAHCRELESGAEAFATPGFRAWAAHARGAVLVHRGRHEEAVGCLETALREYRTQQSRYDTAQVYEWLAQAHRGLGDQQTAAADVATAENIYGQLGVEPVEPCGATAAGGLTKREIDVLRRIAGGATNKQVAEQMCLSEKTVGRHLANVYAKLGVSSRTAALAWAHDNNLLQ
- a CDS encoding class I SAM-dependent methyltransferase, giving the protein MTTLSENPVTTTETTEDFAGRIVGAIDSASVAILLSIGHQTKLFDTMAALPPASSAQIADAAGLNERYVREWLGGLAAGGIVDYDPAAQTYSLPQHRAAVLTHAAGPDNLARVAQFIPLLAEVEQKVIECFHRGGGLSYSEYPRFHTLMAQESGEVFDAALIDVILPMAEDLPDRLRAGVDVADIGCGSGHAINLMAAAFPASRFTGIDFSDEGLATGRDEAARLGLTNATFVAKDVAQLDATETYDVITAFDAIHDQAQPARVLENIQRALRPGGVFLMVDIKASSNVEDNVGVPFASYLYTVSTMHCMSVSLAFDGDGLGTCWGKQLATSMLADAGFADVQVREIDTDPINFYYVARKSGA